A DNA window from Ranitomeya imitator isolate aRanImi1 chromosome 2, aRanImi1.pri, whole genome shotgun sequence contains the following coding sequences:
- the LOC138667857 gene encoding lamina-associated polypeptide 2, isoforms alpha/zeta-like: MSNPASPLPESPPPATSPQQQQQQQKRRQQKGHQDTSKERQRSQHSKESSTASGRKPEAENPQPGRKSVAKTKHKSCAICREDLPPTWDKRLCNTCIQQTVSENLPGFATDLKTLIKEQVEDTFRSLKSGKKRRKSKHRSPSPVSKSESDSESSMSSPSSDSSASSTSSSGGHNCFPLEDTDGLIKAVRSTMGLVDSHPKKTVQDIMFGGLEQKKRRAFPLNEAIAALIKKEWKKPVRKTLLTPKRKYPFEEESCSFWEKAPKLDVAIAKASKKFALPFEDMGVLKDPMDKKADAFLKGSWEAAGGGLKPAVAAACTSRSLMIWLNQLEGQLKGKTSQDSILNTLPVMRGAAAFLADASADSIRLSARAAVFANAARRALWLKNWPGDLQTKTKLCTIPCEGEFLFGSTLDDILEKAGDKKKSFPSLGLPSYRKPFRNKRFFRKNPGRGQGKWEDKKTKNKGFIFNKNLNDNKKPPQ, from the exons ATGAGTAATCCGGCATCACCtttgcccgaatcacctccacctgcaacatcgccacagcagcagcagcagcagcaaaaaaggcgacagcagaagggacaccaggacaccagcaaggaacgccaaaggtctcaacacagtaaggagtccagtacggcgtcggggagaaagccagaggcagaaaacccccaaccg gggaggaaaagcgtagctaaaactaagcacaaaagttgcgccatctgtagagaggatcttccacctacatgggataagagactatgcaatacctgcattcagcagactgtatctgaaaaccttccagggtttgcaacagatcttaaaaccctaattaaggagcaagtggaggacacctttaggtcactaaaaagtgggaaaaaaaggaggaaGTCCAAACACAGGTCCCCATCTCCGGTCTCGAAATCCGAAAGTGATAGTGAGAGTTCAATGTCTTCACCCTCCTCTGATTCATctgcatcatctacttcttcctctGGGGGACATAATtgtttccctctagaggatactgatggcctcataaaggcggtgagaagtaccatggggttggtagactcccatcctaaaaaaacagtacaagacatcatgtttgggggcctagaacagaaaaagagaagagctttcccgcttaacgaagcaatcgcggccttaattaagaaggaatggaagaagcccgTGAGGAAGACTCTCTTGacgccaaaaaggaaatacccctttgaggaggaatcatgctccttttgggaaaaggcccccaaattagacgtggcaattgctaaagcctcaaagaaattcgccctcccgtttgaggacatgggggttctgaaggacccaatggacaaaaaggcagatgcatttctcaagggctcttgggaggcagcgggaggaggcctgaagccaGCAGTTGCAGCAGCATGTACTTCACGCTCGCTGATGATCTGGCTAAACCAACTAGAAGGTCAATTGAAGGGGAAAACTTCCCAGGACTCAATTCTAAACACACTACCCGTAATGAGAGGGGCCGCAGCTTTTCTAGCCGACGCCTcagccgactccatcaggctatccgccagagcagcagtgtttgctaatgcggctagacgtgctctctggcttaagaattggccgggCGACCTACAGACAAAAACGAAATTGTGCACCATCCCTTGtgaaggagagtttctgttcgggtcaactctagatgacatcctggaaaaagcaggagacaagaaaaagtccttcccctctctgggtctcccttCTTATagaaagccctttcggaacaagaggtttttccgtaagaacccagggagaggccaggggaagtgggaagataaGAAGACGAAGAATAaagggttcatctttaacaaaaacctcaatgacaacaagaaacctccacaatga